Proteins encoded within one genomic window of Companilactobacillus zhachilii:
- a CDS encoding M24 family metallopeptidase, translating to MKKQLIALQEYLAQNGLDAAYISNPTDINYFTGFYSDPVERILALLVFPDKAPFMFAPQLEVEAAKEAGWDQDVFGYLDHEDPFALMAGHIKDVAGSPVNWGIEKDDMSVQKLEALTQQFPNAKFPVNLSRYMENAKLIKTPEEIAELKAAGDEADYAFSVAFNAIKEGRTEQEIVAEIEYAMMKKGVMHMSFDTIVQAGANAANPHGGPEKNPIKKDELILFDLGTVHNGYISDASRTVAFGQPDEKSLDIYKVDLEAQYAAMDAAKPGITAAELDKVARDVITKAGYGEYFIHRLGHGMGTSEHEFPSIMEGNDMELKPGMCFSIEPGIYIPNVAGVRIEDCVYITEDGCEPFTHTSKELKYIK from the coding sequence ATGAAGAAACAATTAATCGCACTACAAGAGTATTTAGCACAAAATGGACTTGATGCTGCTTATATTTCAAATCCAACAGATATTAACTATTTTACCGGATTTTATAGTGATCCGGTAGAGCGTATTCTTGCTCTTCTTGTTTTCCCTGACAAAGCCCCATTTATGTTTGCCCCTCAACTTGAAGTTGAAGCTGCCAAAGAAGCTGGTTGGGACCAAGATGTCTTTGGTTATCTCGATCATGAAGACCCATTTGCTCTAATGGCTGGTCACATTAAAGACGTTGCTGGTTCACCTGTCAATTGGGGTATTGAAAAAGATGACATGTCAGTTCAAAAGCTTGAGGCTTTAACACAACAATTTCCAAATGCCAAATTTCCAGTTAACCTTTCACGTTACATGGAAAATGCTAAACTTATCAAAACACCTGAAGAAATCGCTGAATTAAAAGCCGCTGGTGATGAAGCAGATTATGCCTTCTCAGTTGCTTTCAACGCTATCAAAGAAGGACGCACTGAACAAGAGATCGTTGCTGAAATCGAATATGCGATGATGAAAAAGGGTGTCATGCATATGAGCTTTGATACCATCGTTCAAGCCGGTGCTAATGCCGCTAATCCACATGGTGGACCCGAAAAGAACCCTATTAAAAAAGATGAATTAATCTTATTTGACCTTGGTACTGTTCACAACGGTTATATCAGTGATGCTTCAAGAACAGTTGCTTTCGGTCAACCAGATGAAAAATCACTTGATATCTACAAAGTAGATCTTGAAGCACAATACGCTGCTATGGATGCCGCTAAACCCGGTATTACAGCCGCTGAACTTGATAAAGTAGCCCGTGACGTCATTACAAAAGCTGGTTATGGCGAATATTTCATTCACCGTCTCGGACATGGTATGGGTACTTCAGAACATGAATTCCCATCAATCATGGAAGGCAATGATATGGAACTTAAACCAGGTATGTGCTTCTCAATTGAACCTGGAATTTATATTCCAAACGTAGCTGGTGTCAGAATTGAAGACTGTGTCTACATTACTGAAGATGGCTGCGAACCATTCACACATACAAGTAAAGAACTTAAATATATCAAATAA
- a CDS encoding TIM44-like domain-containing protein, which translates to MKRIILILVAINLSLLFFLTPTTTMARAGGSMGSSGSTTSSSDTSDSGYDNYRGYRGYNNYGNNRFSMMDVVIIGFIGFSFLTSVRRNRRKNFKLPETYDELTPELNDCFEPFFYQVEDAWTKNDLATLRELMSPFYFTKQKRIINGYIRHHKIDQLDGLVIIDLQQVVTSSDQKMQVIVTAQARDYFQYDNKTTEYNQQIQEDTNIERFQEIWTLTWKDETNLQLCNIKTI; encoded by the coding sequence GTGAAAAGAATAATATTAATACTTGTAGCCATTAATTTATCACTACTGTTTTTTCTAACGCCTACGACAACAATGGCTCGTGCCGGTGGCAGTATGGGGAGTAGTGGGTCAACTACAAGTAGCAGTGATACTTCTGATAGTGGTTATGATAATTATCGTGGATACCGTGGTTACAACAATTACGGTAATAATAGATTTTCAATGATGGATGTTGTCATAATAGGTTTTATCGGTTTCTCATTTTTAACATCTGTTAGACGTAATCGACGAAAGAATTTTAAATTGCCAGAGACATATGATGAATTGACCCCCGAACTGAATGATTGCTTTGAGCCTTTTTTTTATCAAGTTGAAGACGCTTGGACGAAAAATGATTTGGCTACTTTGAGGGAATTAATGTCGCCCTTTTACTTCACCAAGCAAAAAAGAATTATAAATGGCTATATTCGGCACCATAAAATTGATCAACTGGATGGTTTAGTTATAATTGACTTACAACAGGTTGTTACATCATCTGACCAAAAGATGCAGGTTATTGTTACTGCCCAAGCTCGAGATTATTTTCAATACGATAATAAAACGACTGAATATAATCAACAGATTCAGGAAGATACCAATATTGAGCGATTTCAGGAAATTTGGACTTTGACTTGGAAAGATGAAACTAACCTTCAACTTTGTAATATTAAAACAATCTAG
- the ccpA gene encoding catabolite control protein A → MEKKVVTIYDVAEAANVSMATISRVVNGNANVKEETRKRVLEVIDRLNYRPNAVARGLASKKSTTIGVILPDITNLYYASLAKGIDDVASMYKYNIILTSLQESVGDEEQILNNLLSKQVDGLIYMGKQLSKKLKRILSNSKTPIVLAGSVDKNNESASVNIDFTDAVASVVGQLTQNGHKKIAFVGGSLENPIDGKYRLDGYKKALKKAHLNFSSNLVFEAEYSVRAGEAIWDAVHSSGATAAYVTDDLLASGILNSAVKAGVKIPDEFEMVTSNDTILCEVTRPKMSSIEEPLYDIGAVAMRLLTKMMNQEQIDDNTIKLPYSIVKRGSTK, encoded by the coding sequence ATGGAGAAAAAAGTAGTAACAATTTATGACGTAGCCGAGGCTGCCAATGTTTCAATGGCAACTATTTCTCGTGTAGTTAACGGTAACGCCAATGTAAAGGAAGAAACTAGAAAGCGTGTTTTGGAAGTAATCGATCGTTTGAATTACCGTCCTAATGCGGTTGCTCGTGGTCTAGCAAGTAAAAAGAGTACAACAATTGGTGTAATTCTACCTGATATCACTAACTTGTATTATGCATCATTAGCTAAGGGGATTGATGATGTTGCTTCAATGTACAAATACAATATCATTCTAACTAGTTTGCAAGAATCAGTTGGCGATGAAGAACAAATCTTGAATAATTTGTTATCAAAGCAAGTTGATGGCCTTATTTACATGGGCAAGCAATTGTCTAAGAAATTAAAGCGAATCTTGTCAAACTCAAAGACACCAATCGTTTTGGCTGGTTCAGTTGATAAGAATAATGAAAGTGCCAGTGTAAATATTGATTTTACAGATGCTGTTGCTAGTGTTGTTGGTCAATTAACACAAAATGGTCACAAGAAGATTGCTTTTGTGGGTGGCAGTCTTGAAAACCCTATTGATGGTAAATATCGTCTTGATGGATACAAGAAGGCTTTGAAGAAAGCTCACTTGAACTTCTCATCAAACTTGGTATTTGAAGCTGAATATTCTGTTCGTGCCGGCGAAGCTATCTGGGATGCAGTTCACAGTAGTGGTGCTACAGCCGCTTATGTAACTGATGACTTATTAGCTTCAGGAATTTTAAATTCTGCAGTTAAAGCTGGAGTGAAGATTCCTGATGAATTCGAAATGGTTACAAGTAATGACACAATTCTTTGTGAAGTAACTCGCCCTAAGATGAGTTCAATCGAAGAGCCATTGTACGATATCGGTGCTGTTGCTATGCGTCTTTTGACAAAGATGATGAATCAAGAACAAATTGATGACAATACAATTAAGTTGCCATACAGCATTGTAAAACGTGGTTCAACTAAATAA
- a CDS encoding DUF2507 domain-containing protein: MAAKSKDLNKPTLTDALHNSESSESTDTLTENYFAVSVLRDFILPDLLDKDTVELLYWAGKNLSRQLILDMESLPELFAKAGFGKLEIVKQTKSSYTYKLNGPEVEQRFDTNNDDPEFSLETGIIAETVEKTIAAYCLGTYTVNSKAKSVTIKIQIDRN; the protein is encoded by the coding sequence ATGGCCGCAAAATCAAAAGATCTTAACAAACCAACGTTAACTGATGCATTACATAACAGCGAATCAAGCGAAAGTACAGACACGCTAACTGAAAACTACTTTGCAGTTTCAGTTCTTCGTGATTTTATTCTTCCCGATTTGCTTGATAAAGATACTGTCGAACTACTTTACTGGGCTGGTAAAAACCTCAGTCGTCAATTAATTCTCGATATGGAAAGCTTACCAGAACTATTTGCCAAAGCCGGCTTTGGTAAACTAGAAATAGTTAAACAAACTAAAAGTAGCTATACATATAAATTAAACGGCCCAGAAGTTGAACAACGTTTTGATACGAATAATGATGATCCAGAGTTTTCATTAGAAACTGGAATAATCGCTGAAACTGTTGAAAAAACAATCGCAGCATATTGTTTGGGAACATATACTGTAAACAGTAAAGCCAAAAGCGTGACAATTAAAATACAAATTGATCGAAACTAA
- the murI gene encoding glutamate racemase — translation MSDQRPIGVLDSGLGGLTVVKEVIRQLPNEDVVFIGDEARMPYGVKTHEQIISYTREMVQYLISKNVKLIIYGCNTATANALAEMRTEFTIPMIGVIQPGSEEAVKTTKTGNIGIIGTESTVNSKSYNQTIAEINPKVNVLGVAAQKFVAFVEGDKTNTQATKDSIAETLLPFKDSNYDTLILGCTHFPMLKKQINDYLPTTTLVDPAVSTVDVTKKYLAENNLLTDKVDHSLKLYATGSIDEFSKLAKRWLQTDIDEISLVNIGGSDEGNNHSN, via the coding sequence ATGAGTGATCAAAGACCAATTGGAGTGCTAGATTCTGGACTAGGCGGATTGACAGTCGTTAAGGAAGTAATTCGTCAGTTGCCAAATGAGGATGTCGTTTTTATTGGTGATGAAGCACGAATGCCTTACGGGGTAAAGACTCATGAACAAATCATATCTTATACGCGCGAAATGGTACAGTATTTAATTAGTAAAAATGTAAAATTAATCATTTATGGATGTAATACAGCCACCGCTAATGCTTTGGCGGAAATGAGAACTGAATTTACCATTCCAATGATTGGTGTGATTCAACCAGGTTCTGAAGAAGCTGTTAAAACTACTAAGACCGGTAACATTGGAATCATTGGAACGGAATCAACTGTTAATTCTAAAAGTTATAATCAAACGATTGCAGAAATCAATCCTAAAGTTAATGTTTTGGGAGTTGCTGCACAGAAGTTTGTTGCCTTTGTAGAAGGTGATAAAACTAATACGCAAGCTACAAAAGATAGTATTGCTGAAACGTTATTACCTTTTAAAGATAGCAATTATGATACTTTAATTTTAGGTTGTACCCATTTTCCAATGTTGAAAAAGCAGATCAACGATTATTTACCAACTACTACTTTAGTTGATCCCGCAGTCAGTACCGTCGATGTAACTAAAAAATATTTAGCTGAAAATAATCTTTTGACTGACAAGGTTGACCATAGTTTGAAATTGTATGCTACTGGTAGTATCGATGAATTTTCAAAGCTAGCAAAACGTTGGCTACAAACAGATATTGATGAAATTAGTTTAGTAAATATTGGAGGCAGTGATGAAGGAAATAATCATAGCAACTAA
- a CDS encoding endonuclease MutS2 translates to MNNKALKVLEFDKIKDEIAKYLITTRGKTLLKKLMPMSVESIVQRLIDQTKDGADIVRIKGEIPVRKLADLHDQANRLKKDGNLNGTELAAIGQVLQNTSELKEFFEDLKDNQVELRQLYDLNDNLIDNPELTRRIARSLDDTGRVLDTASDDLKYIRGHISKLNDNIRQTMSQFTRGKNTKYLTEALVTLRDDRFVIPVKAEYKAKFGGVVHDQSASGQTFYIEPQAVVGMNNQLHEAKLSEKSEEIRILNNLSDMVRPEIDEIVKNNEVLAQFDLINAKAKYAKEIKATEPIISDNHVVDLEQAKHPLIDPDKVIANDIKLGDGYKTMLITGPNTGGKTITMKTLGLIQLMAQAGLFIPAREASEVAVFDEVFVDIGDEQSIEQNLSTFSSHMDNIINIIHKVSEHSLVLIDELGAGTDPQEGAAIAIAILEKLAKSSCDIMATTHYPELKIFAYNTPETINASMEFDDKSLKPTYRLLIGIPGASNAFNIAARLGMDKSVVDRGQALMDGESQDLNNMIADLENRRKEFEQKNDQLKIQLAKNKDVQKDFEKKSDALDKSKNSEIQAAKVRANQIVAKAKKESDKIIEKLHKMEQDGVAIKEDQIISAKTNLKNLHQDEAIKKNKVLRRNKRRQALKVGDDVKALTYDQIGTIIRKDKNDQYEVQLGILKMKFSADELEKVQNVEPEPEKKPTMVRRTKSSGLSSKLDLRGKRYEEAMSDLDQYIDSALLAGYNQVTIVHGFGTGVIRKGVTNYLQRNPRVKSFGYAPASSGGSGATIVDL, encoded by the coding sequence ATGAACAATAAAGCTTTGAAAGTATTGGAGTTTGACAAGATCAAAGATGAAATTGCCAAATATCTAATAACAACGCGCGGGAAAACTCTCTTAAAGAAATTAATGCCGATGTCAGTGGAATCAATTGTTCAAAGATTGATTGACCAAACAAAAGATGGTGCTGACATTGTCCGTATTAAGGGTGAAATCCCGGTTCGAAAGTTAGCTGATCTACATGATCAAGCTAACCGTTTGAAAAAAGATGGTAACTTAAATGGGACTGAGTTGGCCGCAATTGGTCAAGTCCTACAAAATACGAGTGAATTAAAAGAATTTTTCGAAGATTTAAAAGATAATCAAGTCGAGTTAAGACAACTGTATGACTTGAATGATAATTTGATTGATAATCCAGAATTGACACGTCGAATCGCGCGTTCACTAGATGATACTGGTCGGGTATTAGATACTGCTTCAGATGATTTGAAGTATATTCGTGGTCATATTAGTAAGTTAAACGATAATATTCGTCAAACAATGTCTCAATTTACCCGTGGTAAGAATACTAAGTATTTGACTGAAGCATTGGTAACCTTGCGTGATGACAGATTTGTTATTCCAGTTAAAGCAGAGTATAAAGCAAAATTTGGTGGTGTAGTGCACGATCAAAGTGCCAGTGGGCAAACATTTTATATTGAGCCTCAAGCTGTTGTTGGGATGAACAATCAACTTCATGAAGCCAAATTGTCAGAGAAATCTGAAGAGATTCGTATTTTGAATAATTTATCAGATATGGTTCGTCCAGAAATTGATGAAATTGTTAAAAATAACGAAGTTTTGGCACAATTTGACTTAATTAATGCTAAAGCTAAGTATGCTAAAGAAATTAAGGCCACAGAGCCAATTATTTCCGATAACCATGTCGTTGATTTGGAACAGGCAAAACACCCTCTAATCGACCCAGACAAAGTTATAGCTAATGATATTAAATTAGGTGACGGCTATAAGACCATGTTGATCACTGGTCCCAATACCGGTGGTAAAACTATTACCATGAAAACTTTAGGATTGATTCAGTTGATGGCTCAAGCAGGTTTGTTTATTCCTGCTCGTGAAGCTAGTGAAGTCGCCGTTTTCGATGAAGTCTTTGTCGATATCGGTGATGAACAATCAATTGAGCAAAACTTAAGTACTTTCTCGTCACATATGGATAATATTATTAATATCATTCATAAAGTATCTGAACACAGTTTGGTCTTAATCGATGAACTTGGTGCCGGAACTGATCCTCAAGAAGGGGCCGCTATTGCGATTGCTATTTTGGAAAAGCTTGCTAAGTCAAGTTGCGATATCATGGCAACAACTCACTATCCAGAATTGAAGATTTTTGCATATAATACTCCGGAAACTATCAATGCTAGTATGGAGTTTGATGATAAGTCATTGAAACCAACGTATCGCTTGTTGATTGGTATTCCTGGAGCAAGTAATGCCTTTAATATTGCTGCTCGTTTAGGGATGGATAAGAGCGTGGTCGACCGTGGTCAAGCTTTGATGGATGGTGAAAGTCAAGATTTGAACAATATGATTGCTGATCTTGAGAACCGTCGTAAAGAATTTGAACAAAAGAATGACCAATTGAAAATTCAATTGGCTAAGAATAAAGATGTTCAAAAGGATTTCGAGAAGAAGAGCGATGCGCTTGATAAATCGAAAAATTCTGAAATACAAGCTGCCAAAGTACGAGCTAATCAAATCGTTGCTAAGGCTAAAAAAGAGTCGGATAAGATTATTGAAAAACTTCATAAGATGGAACAAGATGGCGTTGCTATCAAGGAAGATCAAATTATTTCAGCAAAGACTAATTTGAAAAATCTTCATCAAGATGAAGCAATCAAGAAGAACAAAGTATTGCGTCGGAATAAACGTCGTCAAGCCTTGAAGGTCGGGGATGACGTTAAGGCGTTGACTTATGACCAAATTGGAACGATTATTCGTAAAGATAAAAATGATCAATATGAAGTTCAACTAGGTATTTTGAAGATGAAGTTCAGCGCTGATGAACTTGAGAAAGTTCAAAACGTTGAGCCTGAACCAGAGAAGAAGCCAACGATGGTTCGTCGGACGAAGAGTTCTGGCCTTTCAAGTAAACTTGATCTACGTGGTAAACGTTATGAAGAAGCGATGTCAGACTTGGATCAATATATTGATTCAGCCTTGTTAGCTGGTTATAATCAAGTCACAATCGTTCACGGATTCGGAACCGGCGTAATTAGAAAAGGTGTCACGAATTACCTCCAGAGAAATCCTCGTGTTAAATCATTCGGATACGCTCCAGCAAGCTCTGGTGGGTCGGGTGCCACAATTGTTGACCTTTAG
- the trxA gene encoding thioredoxin, which yields MVDEVTDKDFAEETKDGVVLVDFWATWCGPCRMQSPVIEELSENDDSVKFLKMDVDANPDTPKEFGIMAIPTLVIKKDGEVVEKLTGFHNKAQLTKILDGYSD from the coding sequence ATGGTTGATGAAGTAACAGATAAAGATTTTGCTGAAGAAACTAAAGATGGTGTTGTATTAGTTGATTTTTGGGCAACATGGTGTGGTCCATGTCGTATGCAATCACCTGTCATTGAAGAATTGTCAGAAAACGATGATTCAGTTAAGTTCTTGAAGATGGATGTAGATGCTAATCCAGATACACCTAAGGAATTTGGTATCATGGCAATTCCTACACTTGTTATCAAAAAAGATGGTGAAGTTGTAGAAAAATTAACTGGTTTCCATAACAAAGCTCAACTTACAAAGATTCTTGACGGCTATTCAGACTAG
- a CDS encoding DUF948 domain-containing protein: MTGGQIAGLIAAVAFVVLVVYLARTLVQTAKLLQELQETMKETTKMVEVLSKNTEQIMDQSTKLVDKTNTLMDDVNSKSSKLNPLFDTVENLGKKSAKATEEKPNSGFNFQSLMTIGNLATAAKVASKIWPRKKNN, translated from the coding sequence ATGACTGGTGGACAAATTGCAGGATTAATCGCAGCAGTTGCTTTTGTAGTATTGGTTGTATATTTAGCCAGAACATTAGTACAAACTGCTAAATTGCTTCAAGAATTACAGGAAACAATGAAGGAAACTACAAAGATGGTTGAAGTTCTTTCAAAGAATACTGAACAAATCATGGATCAAAGCACTAAGTTGGTCGACAAGACAAATACTTTGATGGATGATGTTAACAGTAAATCAAGTAAGTTAAACCCATTGTTTGATACAGTTGAGAATCTTGGTAAGAAGTCAGCTAAGGCTACAGAAGAAAAGCCTAACAGTGGTTTTAATTTCCAAAGTTTGATGACAATAGGTAATCTCGCAACAGCTGCTAAAGTGGCTTCGAAGATTTGGCCAAGAAAGAAGAATAATTAA
- a CDS encoding transglycosylase domain-containing protein yields the protein MKNLWNSIVNSFKSIKSWSDFAKKANLTIEVIRRIVLYSIAGLAIILSLAIGLGMGYVSALTNQVDVPSKHQMQTELQDVNNSATLYFANGEKVESLQKDLEGKKIPLSEMSPYLKKAIVSTEDSDFYRHKGVVPKSIFRAIISDITGIGAQTGGSTLTQQTVKMQMLSSETTWKRKAVEIFLAMRVDKYFSKDQILEDYLNAATFGRNNKGQNIQGVQAASKGLFGKNASELNLAESAFIAGLPQSPSIYTPYDYRGRLNDDLSLGMKRKDIVLYRMYRDNQITESQYNSARKFDLKNDFQKTAKASTKKIKYGYVYNLLTEQARNILIKRLVKSDGLKYSDVAKDENLYKNYSTQADNELHNKNYKIHSTIDKKMYIAMNQQAQQFKGNLGTVHTDNATDPTTGKPVKISEPVQNGSVMLDNSTGQVLAFVGGVNFKKSQNNHAFNTKRSPGSSIKPLITFAPAIENGVIGSQTMLADFKTSFHGYSPTDYGQTIQNRFVSARETLEESYNIPSVNLYNELINRDISSKKYMSKMGINLSNKEYKQLGITLGGTANGVTVLQQASAFSTFANKGVHVDPYVVTDVQDPAGKTIYKHKGSSKRVFSKQTSYIIKNMLHGVVTKGTASALSYEANFSTKNLFGKTGTSNDYRDNWFIGSTQGVTIASWIGYDNFYGNNYNLASNSTDLNQELWANMANALYKEDQDAFRVKESFERPAGVKSYKVDKETGTYTGSIGYNGITTKVNQHTTNSLYYKGSPKEMSYSDFAIGGKDKNYKLFWDNYFGRDNGYSVVKQLGSNTKSADELANENGSGRTSGFSNSTNSNQSSEVTTNSNTTTNSSGNRTNSTTSNGTSETGTGSGAGAGSGSGAGSGNESSSNGSDSSSSSTGSESDTSTGDTVSTSPETGNTPTE from the coding sequence GTGAAAAATTTATGGAATAGCATTGTCAACAGCTTTAAAAGTATCAAGAGCTGGTCTGATTTTGCTAAAAAAGCTAATTTAACGATTGAAGTTATTCGAAGGATCGTGCTCTACTCAATTGCTGGGCTGGCCATTATCCTTAGTTTAGCTATCGGTTTAGGGATGGGTTACGTCTCTGCCTTAACTAATCAGGTCGATGTCCCTTCTAAACATCAGATGCAAACTGAACTTCAAGATGTTAACAATTCAGCTACTTTATATTTTGCCAATGGCGAAAAAGTTGAAAGTCTCCAAAAGGACCTTGAAGGTAAGAAAATTCCCCTTTCTGAGATGTCACCTTACTTAAAGAAAGCTATCGTCTCTACCGAAGATAGCGACTTTTACCGTCACAAGGGTGTCGTACCAAAATCAATTTTTAGAGCTATTATCTCTGATATAACTGGTATCGGTGCACAAACTGGTGGATCGACTCTGACTCAGCAAACTGTCAAAATGCAAATGTTGTCTTCAGAAACGACTTGGAAACGTAAAGCGGTCGAAATCTTCTTGGCTATGCGAGTGGATAAGTATTTCAGTAAAGATCAAATTTTGGAAGACTATCTAAACGCTGCTACTTTTGGTCGTAATAACAAGGGACAAAATATCCAAGGTGTGCAAGCTGCTTCAAAAGGATTATTTGGTAAAAATGCTAGTGAATTGAATCTAGCCGAATCAGCCTTTATTGCTGGTCTGCCACAAAGTCCTTCAATCTACACACCATACGACTATCGAGGTCGACTTAATGATGACCTCAGTCTAGGCATGAAACGGAAAGATATCGTTTTGTATCGGATGTATCGTGATAATCAAATTACTGAATCACAATACAATTCAGCTCGTAAATTTGATCTCAAGAACGATTTCCAAAAGACAGCCAAAGCAAGTACCAAGAAAATTAAATATGGTTATGTTTATAATTTATTGACTGAACAAGCTAGAAATATCTTAATCAAACGTTTGGTTAAGAGTGATGGTCTCAAGTATAGCGACGTTGCCAAAGATGAAAATCTTTATAAGAACTATTCAACACAAGCTGACAATGAATTACATAACAAGAATTACAAAATTCACAGTACCATCGATAAAAAGATGTATATTGCAATGAATCAACAGGCTCAACAATTCAAGGGCAACCTGGGAACGGTTCATACCGATAACGCTACCGATCCTACAACTGGTAAGCCGGTCAAGATATCAGAGCCGGTTCAAAATGGTTCAGTTATGCTAGATAATAGTACCGGCCAAGTTCTTGCTTTTGTCGGTGGAGTTAACTTTAAGAAATCGCAAAATAACCATGCCTTTAATACTAAGCGTTCTCCTGGTTCCTCAATTAAACCATTGATTACTTTTGCACCTGCCATTGAAAATGGTGTCATCGGTTCTCAAACAATGCTAGCTGATTTCAAGACTTCATTTCATGGCTACTCACCTACTGACTACGGACAAACAATTCAAAATCGTTTTGTATCAGCTCGTGAAACTTTGGAAGAATCATATAATATTCCATCAGTTAATTTGTATAACGAACTAATTAATCGTGACATTAGTTCCAAGAAATACATGTCTAAGATGGGAATCAACTTATCTAATAAAGAATACAAACAATTGGGAATTACCTTGGGTGGTACTGCCAATGGTGTGACTGTTCTTCAACAAGCCAGTGCCTTTTCAACCTTTGCCAACAAAGGTGTTCACGTCGATCCATACGTTGTAACAGACGTACAAGATCCCGCGGGTAAAACAATTTACAAACATAAAGGTTCAAGTAAACGTGTCTTCAGCAAACAGACATCTTACATCATTAAAAATATGCTACACGGTGTTGTTACCAAAGGTACTGCTTCAGCATTATCATACGAAGCTAACTTCAGTACAAAGAATCTCTTTGGTAAGACTGGTACTTCAAATGATTACCGTGATAACTGGTTTATCGGAAGTACTCAAGGTGTCACAATTGCTTCATGGATTGGTTACGATAACTTCTATGGAAATAATTACAACTTAGCAAGTAATTCAACCGACCTTAACCAAGAGCTATGGGCCAATATGGCCAATGCCCTTTATAAAGAAGACCAAGATGCCTTCAGAGTTAAAGAAAGCTTTGAGCGACCTGCAGGAGTTAAATCCTATAAAGTTGATAAAGAAACTGGTACTTACACTGGTTCTATTGGCTACAATGGGATTACAACTAAGGTCAACCAACATACAACTAATTCCTTATATTACAAAGGTAGCCCTAAAGAAATGTCTTACAGTGATTTTGCTATCGGTGGCAAAGATAAAAACTATAAGCTATTCTGGGATAACTACTTTGGTCGTGATAATGGCTACTCTGTTGTTAAACAACTCGGTTCCAATACAAAATCGGCTGACGAATTAGCTAATGAAAATGGTAGTGGCCGAACTTCTGGATTTAGTAATAGTACTAATAGCAATCAATCTTCCGAAGTAACTACTAATAGTAATACCACGACAAATTCTAGTGGTAACCGAACAAATTCAACGACTTCAAATGGTACATCAGAAACAGGTACCGGATCTGGTGCTGGTGCTGGGTCAGGTTCAGGTGCTGGATCTGGTAATGAATCCAGTTCAAACGGTTCAGACAGTTCCTCATCGTCAACTGGATCAGAAAGCGATACTTCTACTGGAGATACCGTTTCAACTAGTCCTGAAACAGGCAATACACCAACTGAATAG
- a CDS encoding XTP/dITP diphosphatase — protein sequence MKEIIIATKNPGKAREFKRIFNEEDFTLKTLLDLPAFPEIRETGQTFEENATIKAHAVMERFNLPTIADDSGLQIDALYGRPGVYSARYAGDHNDAANNAKVLSELGGVPREKRTARFVSTLVFANPKNDHDLVVEGDVKGLIGLFPAGDDGFGYDPLFYLPELDKTMAQLTIDEKNKISHRGNAIRKLETQWEDWINW from the coding sequence ATGAAGGAAATAATCATAGCAACTAAGAATCCCGGCAAGGCTCGCGAATTCAAGCGAATCTTCAATGAGGAAGATTTTACTTTGAAGACCTTATTAGATTTGCCAGCTTTTCCTGAAATAAGAGAAACTGGTCAGACATTTGAGGAGAATGCGACTATTAAAGCTCATGCAGTGATGGAACGTTTTAATTTACCAACGATTGCTGACGACTCAGGTTTGCAAATTGATGCATTGTACGGACGACCTGGAGTGTATTCAGCTCGTTATGCTGGAGACCACAATGATGCCGCAAATAATGCCAAAGTTTTGAGTGAATTAGGCGGTGTTCCTCGTGAAAAGAGAACGGCCCGTTTCGTTTCAACGTTAGTTTTTGCTAATCCTAAAAATGACCATGATTTGGTAGTTGAAGGCGATGTTAAGGGATTGATTGGATTATTTCCTGCCGGAGATGATGGTTTTGGTTATGACCCGCTATTTTACCTTCCTGAGTTAGATAAGACAATGGCCCAATTGACGATTGATGAAAAAAATAAAATCAGTCATCGAGGCAATGCCATTAGAAAACTTGAAACACAATGGGAAGATTGGATTAATTGGTAA